In Rhodanobacter denitrificans, the sequence GTGATTCCCGACCCGGCGTGAGCCTGCCGCCGGACCTAGCGGCGCGGCGCCGCGAACTGGAGGACGCGGCCACCCACCTGGGCCGGCCGCACGAGTTGCGCTTCCAGCCGATGTTCGGCGGGCTGATGGCGTACCTCGGTGAAAAGCCGTGCGCGTGGCTGACCCCCGGCGGGCTGGCCTTGAAACTGGCGCCGGCGGATCAGCCGGCGCTGTTGCGGATCGAAGGCACCGCGCGACTGGTCGCCAAGCCAGGCGCCGCGCCGAGCCGGCACTACATCGTGCTGCCCGCCGCGCTCAGCCGCGACACCGCGCGGCTTGCCGGCTGGCTGGCGAAGAGTGTGCGGCGGTGACGGTCACGGTTTCTGCCGGGCCGGAATGAACTGCGTGCGCACCGCCTCGGCCAGCTGCTCCGGCGGCAGCAGGCCCTGGCCGATCACGAAATCGTTGAAGGCCAGGCGGTCGAACTTCGGGCCCAGCGCCAGCTCGGTCTGCAGGCGCAGCTGCTGCAGGCGCAGGTAGCCGTAGAAGTACGCGGTGGCCTGGCCGGGCGAATCGTAGGTATAGCGGTTGATCTCCTGCGTGGCGAGCGCGTCGGACAAGCCCACCTCATGCATCAGGATCTGCTTGGCACGCGCGGGGGTGATCAGGCCGAGATTGAGCATCGGGTCGAGATACGCGCGCGCGGCGCGCTGCAGGCGCGCCTGCAGCGCGGCGAACTGCCCAGCTGGCGGCTCGTACGGCAGCATCTCGGACTCGGCGTACAGCGCCCAGCCTTCCACGTTGACGCTGTTGAACGCGAACAGGCTGCGCGCCAGCGAGACGCCGCGCTCGACCATCGCGGCGAACTGCAGCTCGTGGCCGGGGCGGCCCTCGTGTGCGGTCAGCGTCCACGCCGCGGCCTTGTAGGTGAAATCGTCGTAGGCCTGGGTCGGGTCGCCGTTCTTGCCCGGGTTGCCCATGGTCAGCACGAAGGTGCCTTGCTCGCCGTGGTTGTTGATGAACGGTGGCGGGTCCATGTGCGGCGCCGGCACCTGCGCGGCTTCCGCGTCGGAGGCCAGGCGCATCTGCATCTTGCGCTGCGGCAGGGTGACGATGCGCTCGCGGCGGATGGTGTCCTCGATCCTTCCGAGCACCTCGTGGTACCACGGCTCCACCTGGTCCCGACCCAACTGCTGCTTCTTCAGTGCCTTGAGCACGTCGCGGTAGTCGGTGGCATCGATGCCCTCGGCCTTCGCCACCACCGGCGCCAGCACCTGCATCATGCCCTGCAGCTCGACGAACTCCAGCTGCGCCTGTTCCATCAACTGCTGCGGCGGGATGTCGATGCCGACCTGGCGCAGGTTGTAGGCGTACAGCGGCTCGGGCAGGCGGAAGTCGGCGCGGGCGCGCGGCAGCACGGTGCGGCGCACCCAGCCGTCGTACGCCTGCAGCTGGGCGTCCAGCGCGTCCAGCGCAGCCTTGCCCTGGGCATCGTCCAGCTTGTATTTGGCGAACAGCTGGCGGATGCCTTCGACATAGCGCGACGTGTTGGCGAGCTTCTGCTCGACCTCGCCCTTGTACGGGCCGAGCAGCGCCTTATCGCCGAGCCGGGCGACGGTCTGCGCCTTCGCCAGCTCGGCGATCGGCGTGCAGCCGGGCGTCTTGCCCACGTAGCACTGCAACCGCTTCAGTGCCGACGGGCGGCGCGCGGCGGCCACGTCATCCTTCAGCAGGCTGAATTCGCCGCCGAACACCAGCTCGCCGACATCGGTGTACGGCAGCAGGTATTTGCGGTTGAGGTCGATGCCCTCGATCTGCCCGGTGGTGGCCTTGATCAGGATCTGCAGGTCCTGCCGCACGTTGGCGTCCCGCTCCGCCGCCAGCAGGGTCTGCAGCTTCGCCTTGGCCGCCACCAGCGCGGCGCGCGAGCGCTGGTCCACGCCGGGGCGCAGGTCGGCAACCTTGTCGTCGTAGCCGGATACACCGACCTGCGAGGCGAACTCCGGGCTGAAACGGGCGATCTGGTCGAGCAGGATCTGCGAGTCGGCGTTGCTGCGGGCGATCCAGGCCGGCGGTGCGGTCTGGGCGTGCAGCGAAGCGGTCGCGGCCAGCACGGCGGCGAGGGCGAGGACAATGCGTCGGGACATGGAGGTTCTCCTGGGAGGCTCCAAGTCTGCAGGCACGCGGCGTCGACGCCATGTGCCGAAGGTCGGGCGTGTCAGCCGAACAGCATGGCCAGCCCGAACAGGCCGACCATCACGAACGAGAGCACCACCTTCACCAGGGTGCCGAGCAGCAGGCCGAGCCAGGTGCCGACGCCGACGTGGGCCGAGCGCAGCACGCTGGTGCCGGAGGCCAGCTCGCCGGCGAGCGCGCCGAGGAACGGCCCGAACAGCAGCCCCGGGATGCCGAAGAACATGCCGACCAGGGTGCCCAGCCCGGCGCCCCACAGCGCCCGCTTGCTGGCACCGACGCGCTTGGCGCCGAGCGTGCCGGCGACGAAGTCGACGATCACCCCGAGCGTGCCCAGCGCACCGATGAGCAGCAGCCACCACAGGCCCAGGTGGCGGTAGCCGTCCACCGCCGCGGCCAGCCAGATGCCGCCGAACAGCATCGGGATGCCGGGCAGCGCCGGCAGCACGGCGCCGGCCAGGCCGCCGCCGATCAGCAGCGCGGCGAGTACGTACAAGGCGATGTCCATCAGGTGGGTTCCGTTGGCGCGATCACGCGGCGGGCGTCACCGCCGCGACCATGGCGGGTCGGGACACTATGGCATGCAACCGCGCGCCGTTCGCGGCCGTGGCGTGCCATCGGCAAGCGGTTGCACGCATGGACCGCATGCCGCGCGTTCATGCGCGGTCTAAGCCGGCGGCTATTTCTCCACGAAGGCCCGCTCGATCACGTAGTCGCCCGGTTCGCGCGTGCGCGGCGAGGCCTGGAAGCCGCGGCCGTCGAGCAAGGCGCTGAGGTCGTCCAGCATGGCCGGGCTGCCGCACAGCATCACGCGGTCGGTGGCCGGGTTCAGCGGCGGCAGGCCGGTGGCTGCGCTCAGCCTGCCGTTGACGATCGCATCGGTGATGCGGCCCTGGTGGCGGAACGGCTCACGCGTCACGGTCGGGTAGTAGATCAGCTTCTCGCGCACCAGCTCGCCCAGGTAGTCGTGCCGTGGCAGCTGGTGTTCCAGGTAGTCGGCGTAGGCGAGGTCCTCGACCCGGCGCACGCCGTGGGCCAGCACGATCCTGTCGAAGCGCTGGTAGGTGTCCGGGTCGCGGATGACGCTCATGAACGGCGCCAGCCCGGTGCCGGTGCCGAGCAGGTACAGGTGCTTGCCGGGCTTGAGGTCGGTCAGCACCAGGGTGCCGGTGGGCTTGCGCGTGACGATCAGCGGGTCGCCGGGTTGCAGGTGCAGCAGGCGCGAGGTGAGCGGGCCGTTCGGCACCTTGATCGAGAAGAACTCCAGGTGTTCCTCCCAGCTGGCGCTGGCGATCGAGTAGGCGCGCAGCAGCGGACGGCCGTCCGTCTCCAGCCCGATCATCACGAACTGGCCGCTGTCGAAGCGGAAGCCGGGGTCGCGCGTGGTGCGGAAGGAGAACAGGTTGTCGTTCCAGTGCCGCACGTCGATCACGTGCTCGGTTGCCATTGCCACCATGGTCGGTCGTCTCGCCTTGTTGCGCCGTCGGGGAAGTCGCACGCCGGGCCATCCGGCAGGCCGGAGAGGGGGACTCGCGGGGAGGGCGGCCACGGCCGCGGTGCCTTGCGAGCGCCGGGATGGGCGCGGCGACAGGCGCCTAGGATACGCGAGTGGGCGGGAGCGCGCCCATGCCTGGGCGCGGTGGTGCCGGGGCTTGCGGCATCGTGCCACGCCGCCGGCCCCGGCCGGGAGTCGGGGCGAAGGGGCGGTCGGGTGACCGGCCGCCATTTCCGGGGCGGGACGAGGCGATGGCCTAGGCCGGTGAGCCGCCGGGTACTACGCCGGCAGCAGCCGGGGACGACAGCAGGAACATGACTTGGACTGCAGCGCCGAAACTGCGCATACTCCATCGTCGCCGATGATCCGGTGACGCCAGTACCGGATCGCGATGGATGCCAGGGGGATTTCGCTGCACGCCGGGAGTTGGCGTGCCGGGGTTCTTGCTGGTGACTTCGGGGACGGACGATGCCGGTCATGCTCGGCCAATCCATGGCAATCCAGGCGGTGCGGGCGCAATTGCAGCGCTATGCCGGCTGCGACGTGCAGGTGCTGATCGAGGGCGAGACCGGCACCGGCAAGGAGCTGGCCGCGCGCGAGATCCACTACGCCAGTACGCGCCGCGACCACCCGTTCGTGCCGGTCAACTGCGGCGCGATCCCCGACAGCCTGATCGAGAACGAGCTGTTCGGCCACGGCCGCGGCGCCTTCACCGACGCCGGCGCCGCCCAACCCGGCCTGGTCGACCATGCGCGCGGCGGCACGCTGTTCCTCGACGAGGTCGACGCACTCTCGGACAAGGGCCAGGTGACCCTGCTGCGCTTTCTGCAGGACAACGAATACCGCCCGGTCGGCGGTGGCGCGGCGCGGGTGTCGGACGCGCGCATCATCGCCGCCACCAATGCCAGCCTGGAGCGCCAGGTGGCGGCCGGGCGCTTCCGCCGCGACCTGCACTACCGACTCAACGCCTTGTACCTGCGGCTGCCGCCGCTGCGCGAGCGCAGCGACGACGTGGCCCTGCTCGCCCGGCGTTTCGTCGATACCGTCGCCCTGCGCCTGCGCGGGCCGGTCCGTCAGTGGAGCGAAGCCGCCCTGCAGGCGCTGCGGGCCCATGCGTGGCCGGGCAATGTGCGCGAACTGGAGAACGTCGTGTTGCGCGCCTACATGGCCACCGAGGGCGACGTCATCGGCTTTGCCGAGCTGGT encodes:
- a CDS encoding DUF885 domain-containing protein; this encodes MSRRIVLALAAVLAATASLHAQTAPPAWIARSNADSQILLDQIARFSPEFASQVGVSGYDDKVADLRPGVDQRSRAALVAAKAKLQTLLAAERDANVRQDLQILIKATTGQIEGIDLNRKYLLPYTDVGELVFGGEFSLLKDDVAAARRPSALKRLQCYVGKTPGCTPIAELAKAQTVARLGDKALLGPYKGEVEQKLANTSRYVEGIRQLFAKYKLDDAQGKAALDALDAQLQAYDGWVRRTVLPRARADFRLPEPLYAYNLRQVGIDIPPQQLMEQAQLEFVELQGMMQVLAPVVAKAEGIDATDYRDVLKALKKQQLGRDQVEPWYHEVLGRIEDTIRRERIVTLPQRKMQMRLASDAEAAQVPAPHMDPPPFINNHGEQGTFVLTMGNPGKNGDPTQAYDDFTYKAAAWTLTAHEGRPGHELQFAAMVERGVSLARSLFAFNSVNVEGWALYAESEMLPYEPPAGQFAALQARLQRAARAYLDPMLNLGLITPARAKQILMHEVGLSDALATQEINRYTYDSPGQATAYFYGYLRLQQLRLQTELALGPKFDRLAFNDFVIGQGLLPPEQLAEAVRTQFIPARQKP
- a CDS encoding sigma 54-interacting transcriptional regulator, which gives rise to MLGQSMAIQAVRAQLQRYAGCDVQVLIEGETGTGKELAAREIHYASTRRDHPFVPVNCGAIPDSLIENELFGHGRGAFTDAGAAQPGLVDHARGGTLFLDEVDALSDKGQVTLLRFLQDNEYRPVGGGAARVSDARIIAATNASLERQVAAGRFRRDLHYRLNALYLRLPPLRERSDDVALLARRFVDTVALRLRGPVRQWSEAALQALRAHAWPGNVRELENVVLRAYMATEGDVIGFAELVTAEPAFAGTASVPRRRADEPDLGFSAAKLHAIRQFEHDYLTRLMQQACGNISAAARLSGTERRQLGKLLLKHGIETKQFRSH
- a CDS encoding ferredoxin--NADP reductase is translated as MVAMATEHVIDVRHWNDNLFSFRTTRDPGFRFDSGQFVMIGLETDGRPLLRAYSIASASWEEHLEFFSIKVPNGPLTSRLLHLQPGDPLIVTRKPTGTLVLTDLKPGKHLYLLGTGTGLAPFMSVIRDPDTYQRFDRIVLAHGVRRVEDLAYADYLEHQLPRHDYLGELVREKLIYYPTVTREPFRHQGRITDAIVNGRLSAATGLPPLNPATDRVMLCGSPAMLDDLSALLDGRGFQASPRTREPGDYVIERAFVEK
- a CDS encoding TfoX/Sxy family protein; this encodes MSLPPDLAARRRELEDAATHLGRPHELRFQPMFGGLMAYLGEKPCAWLTPGGLALKLAPADQPALLRIEGTARLVAKPGAAPSRHYIVLPAALSRDTARLAGWLAKSVRR
- a CDS encoding DUF456 domain-containing protein; protein product: MDIALYVLAALLIGGGLAGAVLPALPGIPMLFGGIWLAAAVDGYRHLGLWWLLLIGALGTLGVIVDFVAGTLGAKRVGASKRALWGAGLGTLVGMFFGIPGLLFGPFLGALAGELASGTSVLRSAHVGVGTWLGLLLGTLVKVVLSFVMVGLFGLAMLFG